TGATGTGCTTTTTGAGGATGAAGACATTCTTGTGCTTAACAAAAAACGAGGCATGGTTGTTCATCCCTCTTGTGGCCATTGGACAGGGACAATAGTTAACGCTCTTATCTTCCGTTATGGACAGTTATTGCCTGGATCCTCTCTTTTACGCCCAGGGATTGTTCATAGACTGGATAAAGATACCTCTGGAGTAATGGTTATCGCAAAAACTGAGGAAGCCTTAAAATCTCTTCTTTTGCAGTTTTCGCAAAGAACTGTTCATAAAGTATATATCTGTTTATGTAAAAACCGCTTTCCCTACCCTTATTATACGTTCGAATCAAATATTAACAGGCATGCTTCCGATAGGAAAAAAATGGCTGTCCATCAGTTCAAGGGGAAGAGTTCGAAAACCTCTTTTACTGTTCTTTTTGCTTCCGATCAAGCCTCTTTACTTAAATGCGAACCTATCTCTGGCAGGACTCATCAAATAAGGGTTCATCTTTCTTATTTGGGTTTTCCTATTATTGGCGATCCTTTATATGGTAAAGGAGTAAGAAAATACCCTTTTGCCTTACTATTGCACGCCTATGCTCTTAAGTTCATGCACCCAAGGAGTGGAAAAAGAGTTGAATTTGTTGCTCCTCTTCCACAAGATTTTCAAGAGGCTTTTCAATTTTTTTATGGAAAAAATTTCTCATGGAAAGATTGTTCCTTCTCTTTATAAATACTTAGAGATATTGAGATTTCTTGGTTTCTCTCATCTTTATCTTCCTCGATTACCCC
The DNA window shown above is from Methylacidiphilum caldifontis and carries:
- a CDS encoding RluA family pseudouridine synthase; the encoded protein is MDDVNSLSIPKAEIEKGVGKRIDLFLSSLLNVSRNKVKKKILSGALRLKNGSVLEPSHRIRGIEEIEILGGFNEEIAPLPKAEKIPLDVLFEDEDILVLNKKRGMVVHPSCGHWTGTIVNALIFRYGQLLPGSSLLRPGIVHRLDKDTSGVMVIAKTEEALKSLLLQFSQRTVHKVYICLCKNRFPYPYYTFESNINRHASDRKKMAVHQFKGKSSKTSFTVLFASDQASLLKCEPISGRTHQIRVHLSYLGFPIIGDPLYGKGVRKYPFALLLHAYALKFMHPRSGKRVEFVAPLPQDFQEAFQFFYGKNFSWKDCSFSL